TTCGATGCGGACCGCCTGTTCCTTCCCCGGCTTCACCTCCGGCACGCGGATCAGGTCGGCGCGGTTGCGCAGCGACCAGGAGACGTAGACGGGCGCCTCGAAGCCCAAGGGGCCGCTTCCCCTCACCAGCCGCTTGTAGGAGTTGACCCACTGGTTGGTCACCAGGGTGATCTCCGGGGCGTGGCGCAGCAGACCGGCGATGTAGGACCGGGCCACCGCCGAGAGCCTTTGGGGGTCGTTGGGGTCGTAAAAGGCATTGCGCTCCCCCCGGAACAGGGACTGGTTGATGTGCATGCCGGACCCGTTCTCGTCCGAGAGGGGCTTGGGCATGAAGGTGGCGTAAACGCCGTGCTTCAGCGCCACCTCTTTGACCACCAGGCGGGCCGTCATGACCGCATCGGCCATGGTGAGGGCGTCGGCGTAGTGCAGGTCGATCTCGTGCTGGCTGGGGGCGCCCTCGTGGTGGCTGTGCTCCACGGCGATGCCCATCTCCTCCAGCATGAGCACCGTGTCGCGGCGCAGGTCGGTGGCCTCGTCCAGGGGCGTCAGGTCGAAGTAGCCGCCCCGGTCCAGCACCTGGGGCGCTTCGGGCGTCTGGAAGTAAAAATACTCCAGCTCCGGCCCGACGTAGAAGGTGTAGCCCAGGTCGGCGGCCCGCTTCAGGTTGCGCTTGAGGACGTAACGGGGGTCGCCCTCGAAGGGCTGGCCGTTGGGCAGCAACACGTCGCAGAAGAGGCGGGCCACCCGCTTCTGCTGGGGGCGCCAGGGGAGCAAGGCGAAGGTGGTGGGGTCGGGCATGGCCAGCATGTCCGACTCGTCGGCCCTGGCGAAGCCCTCGATGGAAGAGCCGTCGAAGCTGATGCCGTCCTCCAGGGCCTCCGGCAGCTCCTCGACGGTGATGTTGATGCTCTTGAGCTGGCCCAGGATATCGGTGAACCAGAGGCGGACGAACTTCACGTCGTGCTGGCGGGCCATCTCCAGCACGTAGTCGCGGGCCTCGTCCCTGTCCAGCATCCCCATCGACCTCCCGCGGCGATTGTAAGGCAAAGGGGGCCGGGCCCCCAAGGCCCTGGCCCCCTGGCCCTGCTGCCTCCTCCTCTACACGTCGAAGTAGAGATGGAACTCCCAGGGGTGGGGGCGCAGGCGGACCTGGTCGATCTCCTGGCGCTTGTATTCCACCCACACCTCCAGCACGTCGCTGGTGAAGACGCCGCCCCGCAGCAGGAACTCGTGGTCGTCCTCCAGCGCCTGGAGGGCCTCCTCCAGGCTGGCGGGCACCTTGGGAATGGCCGCCTCCTCGTCGGGCGAGAGTTCGTAGCTGTTCTTGTCGAGGGGCGGGCCAGGGTCGATCTCGTTCTCGATGCCGTCCAGGCCGGCCATGAGCATGGCGGCGAAGGCCAGATAGGGGTTGCAGGAGCCGTCGGGCGGGCGGAACTCGATGCGCTTGCTCTTGGGGTTGGTGGAATAGACCGGAATGCGCACCGCGGCCGAGCGGTTGCGGGCCGAGTAGACCAGGTTCACCGGCGCCTCGTAGCCCGGCGTCAGCCGCTTGTAGGAGTTGGTAGTGGGGGCGCAGAAGGCCATGAGCGCCCGGGCGTGCTTCAACAGACCGCCGATGTAATAGCGGCAGAGCTTGCTGATGAGGGCGTAGCCCTCGGGGTCGTAGAACAGGTTCTGTCCGTTCTTCCAGAGGCTCTGATGGGTGTGCATGCCGGAGCCGTTGTCACCGAACAGGGGCTTGGGCATGAAGGTGGCCACCTTGTTGTGCTTGCGGGCGATGTTCTTGACCAAGTATTTGTACCACATGACCTTGTCGGCCATATTCACCAGCGAGTCGAACTTCATGTCGATCTCGCACTGGCCGCCGGTGGCCACCTCGTGGTGGTGCACCTCCACCGGAATGCCGATGCTGCTCATGGTCAGGATCATTTCGCTGCGGATGTCCTGCAGCGAGTCGTGGGGGGGCACCGGGAAGTAGCCCTCCTTGAAGCGGGGCTTGTAGCCCAGGTTGGGGCGCTCCTCCCGGCCCGAGTTCCATTCGCCTTCGATGGAGTCGACGTGATAGAAGCCGTAGTTCTCCCCCTGGTCGAAGCGCACATCGTCGAAGATGAAGAACTCGCACTCGGGGCCCCAGTAGGAGATGTCGCCCACGCCGCTCTTGCGCAGGTACTCCTCCGCCTTCTTGGCGATATGGCGCGGGTCGCGGGTGTAGGGCTGCTTGGTCAGGGGGTCGTAGACGTCGCAGATGATGGACAGGGTGGGGTGCTGGCAGATGGGGTCGATGCGGGCGGTGGACGGGTCGGGCAGGAGGATCATGTCCGACTCCTGGATCTTCTGGAAGCCGCGGATGGAGGAGCCGTCGAAGCCGATGCCGTCCACCCAGATGCTGGTGACGATGTCGTCCATCTCCGTCAGTTCGGAGACGGGGATGGAGAAGTGCTGCCATAGTCCTGGCAGGTCGTTGAAGCGCAGGTCAACGATCTGCACGTTGTGCTGGCGGATGAGCTGGTTGACCCGCTCCACCGCCTGCTGCAGGTTGCGCAGTTCCTCGGGGCTCAAGACGCTCTACCTCCTGCTCTGCTATCGGGGCCTCAGTCCCCATTCTAGGTGCCGCCCAGGCCACAGGGGCCAGGGCGGGTGTTAACGTCATGTTACTTTTGTGACCCCCGTCACAGGGCAGCCTCCCCACGCTCGCCCGTCCGCACCCTCAGGGCGTCGGCGACGGGGATGAGGAAGATCTTGCCGTCGCCGATGTTGCCGGTGCGGGCGGCCTGGGCGATGAGCTGGACCACCCGTTCGGCGTCCTCGTCCCGCACCACCACCTCCAGCTTCACCTTGGGGAGCATGTCCACCTCGTAGGTCTCGCCGCCGCGACCGATGTGGACCACCCCTTTCTGGACGCCGCGCCCGGTGACGTTGACCACGTTCAGCCCCACGAACCCCGCCGCCGCCAGGGCGTTCTTGACGTCGTTGAGCTTCTCGGGGCGGATGATGGCCTCCACCTTCTGCATGAGCGCTCCTCCTCTCGACATGTCGGTCACTCCCATTATGGACTGGTAGAGGCCGCTTGGGACTCCCCCTGGGCCGGGTAGGGCTGGGGGGCGGGCTGAGGGGCCGGCGAAGGGCGCACGGCATA
Above is a genomic segment from Dehalococcoidia bacterium containing:
- a CDS encoding P-II family nitrogen regulator; the protein is MQKVEAIIRPEKLNDVKNALAAAGFVGLNVVNVTGRGVQKGVVHIGRGGETYEVDMLPKVKLEVVVRDEDAERVVQLIAQAARTGNIGDGKIFLIPVADALRVRTGERGEAAL
- a CDS encoding glutamine synthetase family protein; translation: MLDRDEARDYVLEMARQHDVKFVRLWFTDILGQLKSINITVEELPEALEDGISFDGSSIEGFARADESDMLAMPDPTTFALLPWRPQQKRVARLFCDVLLPNGQPFEGDPRYVLKRNLKRAADLGYTFYVGPELEYFYFQTPEAPQVLDRGGYFDLTPLDEATDLRRDTVLMLEEMGIAVEHSHHEGAPSQHEIDLHYADALTMADAVMTARLVVKEVALKHGVYATFMPKPLSDENGSGMHINQSLFRGERNAFYDPNDPQRLSAVARSYIAGLLRHAPEITLVTNQWVNSYKRLVRGSGPLGFEAPVYVSWSLRNRADLIRVPEVKPGKEQAVRIEYRAPDPACNPYLAFAAMLAAGLEGIEREYPCPPPADRSVYEMSDQERAERGITHLPGSLWEAIQVAERSELLRRCLGEHVFHTLIQNKKIEWSEYRRQVTDYEVRRYLPIL
- the glnA gene encoding type I glutamate--ammonia ligase; the encoded protein is MQQAVERVNQLIRQHNVQIVDLRFNDLPGLWQHFSIPVSELTEMDDIVTSIWVDGIGFDGSSIRGFQKIQESDMILLPDPSTARIDPICQHPTLSIICDVYDPLTKQPYTRDPRHIAKKAEEYLRKSGVGDISYWGPECEFFIFDDVRFDQGENYGFYHVDSIEGEWNSGREERPNLGYKPRFKEGYFPVPPHDSLQDIRSEMILTMSSIGIPVEVHHHEVATGGQCEIDMKFDSLVNMADKVMWYKYLVKNIARKHNKVATFMPKPLFGDNGSGMHTHQSLWKNGQNLFYDPEGYALISKLCRYYIGGLLKHARALMAFCAPTTNSYKRLTPGYEAPVNLVYSARNRSAAVRIPVYSTNPKSKRIEFRPPDGSCNPYLAFAAMLMAGLDGIENEIDPGPPLDKNSYELSPDEEAAIPKVPASLEEALQALEDDHEFLLRGGVFTSDVLEVWVEYKRQEIDQVRLRPHPWEFHLYFDV